Proteins encoded in a region of the Pseudomonas shahriarae genome:
- a CDS encoding SRPBCC family protein — translation MNTQPAAFELSISRVIDAPPSRVFRAWTEPALLQQWWGPHGMTTPECDMNLWVGGLFRTLMRAPDGSEYPTQGVFLEIDAPRRLVFTDAFLPGWIPSGKPFMSAEVTFEEVAGKTRYTARAMHWSEADKQAHEAMGFHQGWGESLDRLVTLVTTGMPD, via the coding sequence ATGAACACTCAACCTGCTGCATTTGAACTGTCCATCAGCCGGGTGATCGACGCCCCGCCCAGCCGGGTGTTCCGTGCCTGGACCGAGCCTGCGCTTTTGCAACAATGGTGGGGCCCACACGGCATGACCACGCCCGAGTGCGACATGAACCTGTGGGTCGGTGGCCTGTTTCGCACCCTGATGCGCGCGCCGGACGGCAGTGAATATCCGACCCAGGGCGTGTTCCTGGAGATCGACGCGCCACGCCGCCTGGTGTTTACCGATGCGTTCCTGCCGGGTTGGATCCCCTCGGGCAAGCCGTTTATGAGCGCCGAAGTGACCTTCGAGGAGGTGGCTGGCAAGACCCGCTACACCGCCCGCGCCATGCATTGGAGCGAAGCCGACAAACAAGCCCACGAAGCCATGGGTTTTCATCAGGGCTGGGGCGAGAGCCTGGACCGGCTGGTGACCCTGGTGACCACGGGCATGCCCGATTGA